One genomic region from Streptomyces sp. NBC_00582 encodes:
- a CDS encoding SGNH/GDSL hydrolase family protein, with translation MQREVRGEASVGRRRRGVTFLAVLGGCALVAASQAPAAAHGGGGGKAKEYVALGDSYTAGPLIPRQVDANCARSDHNYPSLVAARLGTNPFKDVSCSGATTDHMWKAQGTNGPQLDALGRNTDLVTVQIGGNDVGFGTIIGTCAALAARDPAGNPCQTYYGASGVDQLSVTIARTAPKVAQVLRDVHRRAPHARVLVVGYPDLLPDDGIGCAPSVPFAAGDFRYLRDTEKRLNLMLRLVAYGSRAEYVDTYGPTVGHDMCKAPADRWIEPLRPASPAAPAHPNAKGEAAMADAVLHRVGKGRYGH, from the coding sequence ATGCAGCGCGAGGTACGCGGAGAGGCATCGGTCGGACGGCGGCGCAGGGGGGTCACCTTCCTCGCGGTGCTGGGTGGGTGTGCTCTGGTCGCCGCGTCGCAGGCACCGGCGGCGGCACACGGCGGGGGCGGCGGCAAGGCGAAGGAGTACGTGGCGCTCGGGGACTCGTACACCGCGGGGCCGCTCATCCCCCGTCAGGTGGACGCGAATTGCGCCCGCTCGGACCACAACTACCCGTCGCTCGTGGCCGCTCGGCTCGGCACGAACCCCTTCAAGGACGTGAGCTGCTCCGGGGCGACGACCGACCACATGTGGAAGGCGCAGGGGACGAACGGCCCCCAGCTCGACGCCCTGGGCCGGAACACCGACCTGGTGACCGTGCAGATCGGCGGCAACGACGTCGGCTTCGGGACCATCATCGGGACCTGTGCCGCGCTGGCCGCCCGGGACCCGGCGGGCAACCCGTGCCAGACGTACTACGGGGCCTCCGGCGTCGACCAGTTGAGCGTCACGATCGCGCGGACGGCACCGAAGGTGGCCCAGGTGCTGCGGGACGTGCACCGCCGGGCGCCGCACGCGCGGGTGCTGGTCGTCGGCTATCCGGACCTCCTGCCCGACGACGGCATCGGCTGTGCGCCCTCGGTGCCCTTCGCGGCGGGGGACTTCCGCTACCTCCGGGACACCGAGAAGCGCCTCAACCTGATGCTGCGTCTGGTGGCGTACGGCAGCCGGGCGGAGTACGTCGACACCTACGGTCCGACCGTCGGGCACGACATGTGCAAGGCTCCGGCGGACCGCTGGATCGAGCCGTTGCGGCCCGCGTCCCCGGCGGCTCCCGCCCACCCCAACGCCAAGGGCGAGGCCGCCATGGCGGACGCCGTGCTGCACCGCGTCGGCAAGGGGCGGTACGGCCACTGA
- a CDS encoding glycosyl hydrolase gives MPQSVPSRGGPSRRTVLAAGITAGAVAAVGPGAAVAAVPSTAHDGALTADWFAQPVRARRPRFRWWWPDGLVDVDEIAREVDAIADAGFGGAEIAAVHHSVKDKSVLDTAHHGWASRPWREGVEAALRRAARRGLTLDLTLGPSWPAAVPGLTPDDEAAARELVLGRVSLTAGAHYEGPVPAPGRAPATGVTRQLLLAVQAARVEPAYSTRKETGLDPASVRDLTATVTDAGLSWTAPDDGGDWVLIAHWLRGSAQQPESGPHSAPAAHVVDHLSAAGTAAVTGFWEREILTPSLRHLLRAAGGAFFEDSVELETDGLIWTPELPEAFEKHTGRPLLPYLPAVITDGANQVFAFETQLTRQIRHDFWETVSALFNRHHVRGLRDWAHALGMNLRAQPYGLQTDAIASAAILDIPEGESLGFKNLDDHRCLAGGRDMAGHTILSCEAGAYNGSAYSTTWDRFLRTMGGAYAAGVNQTVVHGFSYATVPGANWPGFAAFSPYNGGPGYGESWGPRQPTWRHLNDIADHLGRVHTVLQAGTARADVAILRQTGYTATGIGASWFTATGVPLGWTHQFLSGPLLTLPNATVRGGRLAPEGPAYKALFVEGDFFYGSTPTLALTDARRLLALARAGLPVVLLGAFDQALTPGVPDEGETARLRDVLDRLLALPTVVRVTDKAAVGDALAALGVTADVRHATASTLLNAHRATEDADFYYLCNGKHAETVKPPVAAIDHDVTLRRTRGRTTVPYLLDPWTGRAARLARYTEDGDDITLRVALQPGQVMIVALGRPGLFGDRHGGRPHAVATNAPEVLYTEQGLTARTTAPGTYTTRLSTGRTVTTTVASVPEPITPDRWDLEVEDWYPGAGPTRTEHVRRTLALDTLLPWSRIPELADSAGIGRYRTTVTLPYDGTGALDARLELGQVSDTVRVTVNGTPAPAVDRLHPVVEVGALLRPGRNLIEVEVATPLINRLRVTQPAVFGAVARQDHGLSGPVRLVPCARRVLA, from the coding sequence GTGCCGCAGAGTGTCCCGTCGCGCGGTGGTCCGTCCCGCCGTACCGTCCTGGCCGCCGGCATCACGGCGGGAGCCGTCGCGGCCGTGGGGCCGGGAGCCGCCGTCGCGGCCGTGCCGTCCACCGCCCACGACGGCGCCCTGACCGCCGACTGGTTCGCCCAGCCCGTCCGAGCCCGGCGCCCCAGGTTCCGCTGGTGGTGGCCGGACGGCCTGGTCGACGTCGACGAGATCGCCCGGGAGGTCGACGCGATCGCGGACGCCGGGTTCGGCGGCGCCGAGATCGCCGCCGTGCACCACAGCGTCAAGGACAAGTCGGTCCTGGACACCGCCCACCACGGCTGGGCGAGCCGGCCCTGGCGCGAGGGCGTCGAGGCGGCCCTGCGCCGCGCCGCCCGCCGGGGTCTCACCCTCGACCTCACCCTCGGCCCGAGCTGGCCCGCGGCCGTCCCCGGCCTCACCCCGGACGACGAGGCCGCGGCCCGTGAACTCGTCCTCGGCCGTGTCTCGTTGACCGCCGGAGCGCACTACGAGGGTCCGGTGCCGGCCCCCGGCCGCGCCCCCGCGACCGGCGTGACCCGACAACTGCTCCTCGCCGTGCAGGCCGCCCGCGTCGAGCCCGCGTACTCCACCCGCAAGGAGACCGGCCTCGACCCCGCCAGCGTCCGCGACCTCACCGCGACCGTCACCGACGCCGGCCTGTCCTGGACGGCGCCGGACGACGGCGGCGACTGGGTGCTGATCGCCCACTGGCTGCGCGGCTCGGCCCAGCAGCCCGAGTCCGGACCCCACTCCGCGCCCGCCGCCCACGTCGTCGACCACCTCAGCGCGGCCGGCACCGCCGCCGTCACCGGCTTCTGGGAGCGGGAGATCCTCACCCCCTCCCTGCGCCACCTGCTGCGCGCGGCCGGCGGTGCCTTCTTCGAGGACTCCGTGGAACTGGAGACCGACGGGCTGATCTGGACGCCGGAACTGCCGGAGGCCTTCGAGAAGCACACCGGACGCCCCCTGCTGCCGTATCTGCCCGCGGTGATCACGGACGGCGCCAACCAGGTCTTCGCCTTCGAGACACAGCTCACCCGCCAGATCAGGCACGACTTCTGGGAGACCGTCTCCGCTCTCTTCAACCGTCACCACGTCCGCGGCCTGCGCGACTGGGCCCACGCGCTCGGCATGAACCTGCGCGCCCAGCCCTACGGCCTGCAGACGGACGCCATCGCCTCGGCCGCGATCCTCGACATCCCCGAGGGCGAGTCCCTCGGCTTCAAGAACCTCGACGACCACCGCTGTCTGGCCGGCGGCCGGGACATGGCCGGGCACACGATCCTGTCCTGCGAGGCGGGCGCCTACAACGGGTCGGCCTACAGCACCACATGGGACCGGTTCCTGCGCACCATGGGCGGCGCCTACGCCGCGGGCGTCAACCAGACCGTCGTGCACGGCTTCTCCTACGCCACCGTCCCCGGGGCGAACTGGCCGGGGTTCGCCGCCTTCAGCCCCTACAACGGCGGCCCCGGATACGGCGAGTCCTGGGGCCCGCGCCAGCCGACCTGGCGGCACCTGAACGACATCGCCGACCACCTGGGCCGTGTCCACACCGTCCTCCAGGCCGGCACGGCCCGCGCCGACGTGGCGATCCTGCGCCAGACCGGCTACACCGCGACCGGCATCGGCGCCTCCTGGTTCACAGCCACCGGAGTCCCGCTCGGCTGGACCCACCAGTTCCTCAGCGGACCGCTCCTCACCCTGCCGAACGCCACCGTGCGCGGCGGCCGCCTCGCCCCCGAGGGACCCGCCTACAAAGCCCTGTTCGTCGAGGGCGACTTCTTCTACGGCTCCACCCCCACCCTCGCCCTCACCGACGCCCGCAGACTGCTCGCCCTGGCCCGGGCCGGCCTGCCCGTCGTCCTGCTCGGCGCCTTCGACCAGGCGCTCACCCCGGGAGTGCCCGACGAGGGCGAGACCGCACGGCTGCGGGACGTCCTCGACCGCCTCCTCGCCCTCCCCACCGTCGTCCGTGTCACCGACAAGGCGGCCGTAGGCGACGCGCTCGCCGCCCTGGGCGTCACCGCCGACGTACGCCACGCCACCGCCTCCACCCTCCTCAACGCCCACCGCGCCACCGAGGACGCCGACTTCTACTACCTCTGCAACGGCAAGCACGCGGAGACGGTCAAGCCGCCCGTGGCCGCGATCGACCACGACGTCACCCTGCGCCGCACGCGGGGCCGCACGACGGTGCCGTACCTCCTCGACCCCTGGACCGGGCGGGCCGCGCGCCTCGCCCGCTACACCGAGGACGGCGACGACATCACCCTGCGGGTCGCCCTGCAGCCCGGACAGGTCATGATCGTGGCCCTGGGCCGCCCCGGCCTCTTCGGAGACCGCCACGGCGGACGCCCGCACGCCGTCGCCACCAACGCGCCCGAAGTCCTCTACACCGAACAGGGGCTGACGGCCCGTACGACCGCCCCCGGCACCTACACCACCCGCCTCTCCACGGGCCGCACCGTCACCACCACGGTCGCGTCGGTGCCCGAGCCGATCACACCGGACCGATGGGACCTGGAGGTCGAGGACTGGTACCCCGGAGCCGGCCCGACCCGGACCGAGCACGTCCGCCGCACCCTCGCGCTCGACACCCTGCTGCCCTGGTCGCGCATCCCGGAACTCGCCGACTCCGCCGGCATCGGCCGCTACCGCACGACGGTCACCCTGCCGTACGACGGGACGGGCGCCCTCGACGCCCGGCTGGAGCTCGGCCAGGTCAGCGACACCGTACGGGTCACCGTGAACGGGACGCCCGCGCCGGCGGTCGACCGCCTCCACCCCGTCGTCGAGGTCGGCGCGCTGCTGCGCCCCGGCCGCAACCTGATCGAGGTGGAGGTCGCGACACCGCTGATCAACCGCCTCCGGGTGACCCAGCCGGCCGTGTTCGGCGCCGTCGCCCGACAGGACCACGGGTTGTCCGGACCGGTCCGGCTGGTTCCCTGCGCCCGCAGGGTGCTCGCCTGA
- a CDS encoding 2-phosphosulfolactate phosphatase has protein sequence MEQRCIGISALEDTDRPDAPAAVVVIDVLRAFTTAAWAFARGAERIVLAGSLEEALALKSRRADWITLKDGPPAPGFDTVNSPALVRSMDLAGRTLVQKTTYGTAGALAARNAPLLLCAGFTVAAATARALCAVRPRQVTYVITGEGGRAEEDLACARYIAALTCEAPVDPEPYLRRAGASAHAAELAEGVRRGYRGIHPDDTALCLEADGHDFAMAATTEQGHVVLRPRG, from the coding sequence ATGGAGCAACGTTGCATCGGGATATCCGCACTGGAGGACACCGACCGGCCCGACGCCCCCGCGGCGGTCGTCGTGATCGACGTCCTACGGGCCTTCACCACGGCCGCCTGGGCCTTCGCACGGGGTGCCGAACGGATCGTCCTCGCCGGATCGCTCGAGGAGGCCCTCGCCCTCAAGTCCCGTCGCGCCGACTGGATCACGCTCAAGGACGGACCGCCCGCGCCGGGCTTCGACACCGTGAACTCCCCCGCCCTGGTGCGCTCCATGGACCTCGCCGGGCGCACCCTCGTGCAGAAGACGACCTACGGGACGGCCGGCGCCCTCGCCGCCCGGAACGCCCCGCTCCTGTTGTGCGCCGGCTTCACCGTGGCCGCGGCCACCGCCCGCGCGCTGTGCGCCGTACGGCCCCGGCAGGTGACGTACGTGATCACCGGCGAGGGCGGGCGGGCCGAGGAGGATCTCGCCTGCGCCCGGTACATCGCGGCCCTGACCTGCGAAGCCCCGGTGGACCCGGAGCCGTACCTGCGCCGCGCGGGCGCCTCCGCCCACGCCGCGGAACTCGCCGAGGGGGTCCGGCGCGGCTACCGCGGGATCCACCCCGACGACACGGCCCTGTGCCTCGAAGCCGACGGACACGACTTCGCGATGGCGGCCACGACCGAGCAAGGGCACGTCGTCCTGCGTCCGAGGGGCTGA
- a CDS encoding MFS transporter gives MALLVIASCQLMVVLDITIVNIALPDIQRSLDFSTTSLSWVVNAYTLTFGGLLLLGGRAGDILGRRRVFVFGVLLFVLASLLGGLAQNEGQLLSARALQGVGGAIASPTSLALISTTFREGPERNRAFGVFAAVSAGGGAIGLLAGGILVEYLNWRWVLFVNVPIGLLIALATPRYIKESERHPGRFDFAGALTSTVGMVLLVYGFIRAGQDGWRDPLTLASFGAAVVVLAVFVLIERRSRQPITPLHMFADRNRAGTYGIMLCLAAAIFGMFFFLTLFVQNVLDFSPLAAGFAFLPVSAVIAVGAGLASRFLPTYGPKPFMVVGAILAAAGLGWLTLTDVDSTYAGSILGPMLVFSLGMGMEFVSLTLMALSDVPTPETGAASGLLNATQQVGGSLGLSILVTMYGTASRNEANDQVPAFLAQATPAERLRFQRTGQLPAPWSDQVLTAGVSAAFVMAAIFTVVAALIAIVVIQVRPSDLERLKGGVGPPGV, from the coding sequence ATGGCGCTGCTGGTCATCGCCTCGTGCCAGTTGATGGTGGTCCTCGACATCACCATCGTGAACATCGCGCTCCCGGACATCCAGCGCTCCCTGGACTTCTCCACGACCAGCCTGTCGTGGGTCGTGAACGCCTACACGCTCACCTTCGGCGGGCTGCTGCTGCTCGGCGGCCGGGCCGGGGACATCCTCGGCCGACGGCGGGTGTTCGTCTTCGGCGTGCTGCTGTTCGTCCTCGCCTCCCTGCTCGGCGGCCTCGCCCAGAACGAGGGCCAACTCCTGTCCGCGCGCGCCCTGCAGGGCGTCGGCGGAGCCATCGCCTCCCCGACCTCGCTCGCCCTGATCAGCACCACCTTCCGTGAGGGCCCCGAACGCAACCGCGCCTTCGGTGTGTTCGCCGCGGTCTCGGCGGGCGGCGGAGCCATCGGCCTCCTCGCCGGCGGCATCCTCGTCGAGTACCTCAACTGGCGGTGGGTGCTCTTCGTCAACGTCCCCATCGGCCTGCTCATCGCGCTCGCCACCCCCCGCTACATCAAGGAGTCCGAGCGCCACCCCGGCCGCTTCGACTTCGCCGGCGCCCTCACCTCCACCGTCGGCATGGTGCTGCTCGTCTACGGCTTCATCCGGGCCGGACAGGACGGCTGGCGCGACCCCCTCACGCTCGCCTCCTTCGGCGCGGCCGTCGTCGTCCTCGCGGTGTTCGTGCTGATCGAGCGGCGCTCCCGGCAGCCGATCACCCCGCTGCACATGTTCGCCGACCGCAACCGGGCGGGCACCTACGGCATCATGCTCTGCCTCGCGGCCGCGATCTTCGGCATGTTCTTCTTCCTGACGCTCTTCGTGCAGAACGTGCTGGACTTCAGCCCGCTCGCCGCCGGCTTCGCGTTCCTGCCGGTCAGCGCGGTCATCGCGGTCGGCGCCGGCCTCGCCTCGCGGTTCCTGCCCACGTACGGCCCCAAGCCCTTCATGGTCGTCGGCGCGATCCTGGCCGCGGCGGGCCTCGGCTGGCTGACGCTCACGGACGTCGACTCCACCTACGCCGGCAGCATCCTCGGCCCCATGCTGGTCTTCAGCCTGGGCATGGGCATGGAGTTCGTGTCGCTGACCCTGATGGCCCTCTCCGACGTGCCCACCCCCGAGACCGGGGCGGCCTCCGGCCTGCTCAACGCCACCCAGCAGGTGGGCGGTTCGCTCGGCCTGTCCATCCTGGTCACCATGTACGGCACGGCCAGCCGCAACGAGGCGAACGACCAGGTCCCCGCCTTCCTCGCCCAGGCCACCCCCGCCGAACGGCTGCGCTTCCAGCGCACCGGCCAACTCCCGGCCCCCTGGTCCGACCAGGTCCTCACCGCCGGCGTCTCGGCCGCCTTCGTCATGGCCGCCATCTTCACCGTCGTCGCCGCCCTGATCGCCATCGTGGTCATCCAGGTCCGCCCGTCCGACCTGGAGCGCCTGAAGGGCGGGGTGGGACCACCCGGGGTCTGA
- a CDS encoding helix-turn-helix domain-containing protein — protein MLRESVFRTMDLPPRDRFDAWVQRMGSTHAPMRLTADRTEDYRGHQRVIELGEVVVWPATMDPITFHRTAKLVRQSDPETYHLSLLLKGEGAAVWDRRQAVYRINDFHTNSSSRAWDVATGADPVTIVGVEIPRTLVAVPGRRVDQILGGLISGREGSGALLAQFLRQLISDTAPYRPADAPRLGTVVADLVTVAFAHAVDADPSVPPETRGRTLVLHIKDHVRRHLGDPDLTPARIAEAHHISRSYLYRLFQDEGVGVAAYIRDQRLAGARRDLADPALRALPIHAVAARWGFPRAAEFTRAFRTAYGLPPSELRERYLCAETSPSEVPAVDAVPTNRGPCANDTPPASAASW, from the coding sequence ATGTTGCGAGAGTCGGTCTTCCGGACGATGGACCTGCCGCCACGCGACCGCTTCGACGCCTGGGTCCAGCGCATGGGCAGCACCCACGCCCCCATGCGGCTCACCGCCGACCGCACGGAGGACTACCGCGGCCACCAACGCGTGATCGAGCTGGGCGAGGTGGTCGTGTGGCCGGCGACCATGGACCCCATCACGTTCCACCGCACGGCCAAACTCGTCCGCCAGTCCGACCCGGAGACCTATCACCTCTCCCTCCTGCTGAAGGGGGAGGGCGCGGCGGTCTGGGACCGACGCCAGGCCGTCTACCGGATCAACGACTTCCACACCAACTCCTCGTCGCGGGCCTGGGACGTGGCCACCGGCGCCGACCCCGTCACGATCGTGGGCGTGGAGATCCCGCGCACCCTCGTGGCCGTGCCGGGCCGCCGCGTCGACCAGATCCTGGGGGGCCTCATCTCGGGCCGCGAGGGCAGCGGCGCGCTGCTGGCCCAGTTCCTGCGGCAACTGATCTCGGACACCGCGCCCTACCGGCCCGCCGACGCCCCCCGGCTCGGCACGGTCGTCGCCGACCTGGTCACCGTCGCCTTCGCGCACGCCGTGGACGCCGATCCGAGCGTGCCGCCGGAGACCCGCGGCCGCACCCTCGTCCTGCACATCAAGGACCACGTCCGCCGCCACCTCGGCGACCCGGACCTCACCCCCGCCCGGATCGCCGAGGCCCACCACATCTCCCGCAGTTACCTCTACCGGCTCTTCCAGGACGAGGGAGTCGGCGTCGCCGCCTACATCCGCGACCAGCGGCTCGCGGGCGCCCGCCGCGACCTCGCCGACCCGGCCCTGCGGGCCCTGCCGATCCACGCCGTCGCCGCCCGCTGGGGCTTCCCCCGCGCCGCCGAGTTCACCCGCGCCTTCCGCACCGCCTACGGCCTCCCGCCCAGCGAACTGCGCGAGAGGTACCTGTGCGCGGAGACCTCACCGAGCGAGGTGCCCGCTGTGGACGCGGTGCCAACGAACCGTGGACCGTGCGCCAACGACACACCCCCCGCATCTGCCGCATCCTGGTGA
- a CDS encoding lipase family protein, protein MPAPTRLLAAAVTVAACLGTTAVPATAAGDTDTGAVVSRGVTIPTFYNPPATLPAADGALVRTEPLPLALSLPGLDGPLPGTATRLMYKSTDSAGGPVAVTGAYIEPTAAWRGNGARPLIVVAPGTMGQGDQCAASLGLEHPLTVNLRTLSVGYENLAIYRLLARGIAVVVTDYPGLGATDRLHTYVNRVDEAHAVLDAVRAARSLAGTSLTTASRVALYGYSQGGGATAAAAELQPSYAPDITLAGTYTGATPADLAAVTRAIDGSDLAGALGWSINGFVQSDPELKPIAEAHLNAAGKAALKDLSTMCVGDALFAYNSARSSAWTTDGSSLSDIVASEPALQAFLADQRIGKLRPTSPVRLATGTADDLVPHSQARALAVAWCAKGVDVTYKPVVLPSLGRAVLNHFTPLLTDQGDAISWLTDRLDGDPASSNCSTLPFRP, encoded by the coding sequence ATGCCCGCCCCCACCCGACTGCTGGCCGCGGCCGTGACCGTGGCCGCCTGCCTCGGCACGACGGCCGTCCCGGCCACCGCCGCCGGCGACACCGACACCGGTGCCGTCGTCTCGCGCGGTGTCACCATCCCCACCTTCTACAACCCGCCCGCCACGCTCCCGGCGGCCGACGGCGCCCTGGTCCGCACCGAGCCCCTCCCCCTCGCGCTGAGCCTGCCGGGCCTCGACGGCCCGCTCCCCGGCACGGCGACCCGGCTGATGTACAAGTCCACGGACTCCGCCGGAGGGCCCGTCGCGGTCACCGGCGCCTACATCGAGCCGACGGCCGCCTGGCGGGGCAACGGGGCGCGTCCGCTCATCGTGGTGGCGCCCGGCACGATGGGACAGGGCGACCAGTGCGCCGCCTCCCTCGGACTGGAGCACCCGCTCACCGTCAACCTGCGGACCCTGTCGGTCGGTTACGAGAACCTGGCGATCTACCGGCTGCTCGCGCGCGGCATCGCCGTCGTGGTCACCGACTACCCCGGCCTCGGCGCCACGGACCGGCTGCACACCTATGTCAACCGGGTCGACGAGGCGCACGCCGTCCTCGACGCCGTCCGCGCGGCGCGCTCCCTGGCCGGTACGTCGCTCACGACCGCCTCCCGGGTCGCGCTGTACGGCTACAGCCAGGGCGGCGGGGCCACCGCGGCCGCCGCCGAACTCCAGCCCTCCTACGCCCCGGACATCACCCTCGCCGGAACGTACACCGGGGCCACGCCCGCGGACCTGGCCGCGGTGACCCGGGCCATCGACGGCAGCGACCTGGCCGGTGCGCTCGGCTGGTCCATCAACGGGTTCGTGCAGTCCGACCCGGAGCTGAAGCCGATCGCGGAGGCGCATCTGAACGCGGCCGGCAAGGCCGCCCTGAAGGATCTGTCGACGATGTGCGTGGGCGACGCCCTGTTCGCCTACAACTCGGCCCGCAGCTCCGCCTGGACCACCGACGGGAGCTCCCTCAGCGACATCGTCGCGTCCGAGCCGGCGCTCCAGGCGTTCCTGGCCGACCAGCGCATCGGGAAGCTGAGGCCGACGTCCCCGGTGCGCCTGGCGACCGGCACGGCCGACGACCTCGTCCCGCACTCTCAGGCGCGCGCGCTCGCCGTGGCCTGGTGCGCGAAGGGCGTGGACGTCACCTACAAGCCGGTGGTGCTGCCCAGCCTGGGACGGGCGGTGCTCAACCACTTCACCCCTCTGCTCACCGACCAGGGCGACGCCATCTCCTGGCTGACGGACCGCCTCGACGGCGACCCCGCGTCGTCGAACTGCTCGACCCTGCCGTTCAGGCCGTGA
- a CDS encoding molybdenum cofactor biosysynthesis protein yields MVEVEVVELLVSAAHRFAGRPSQGPADGPEDERVSRVEVRRGLGLVGDRYFGRPAHRDASVTIMAAEHLPVRPDGAVGLLQTRRNILLRGVDIDSCVGSTVALDCGAGPVTFAVNRPARPCAWMDVTVGPGAWRALRDKGGVRCTPLSDGVLTVGRATFAVVDAPPGAG; encoded by the coding sequence ATGGTCGAGGTCGAGGTGGTGGAGCTGCTGGTGTCCGCCGCGCACCGGTTCGCGGGACGCCCCTCGCAGGGACCGGCGGACGGACCCGAGGACGAGCGGGTGTCGCGGGTGGAGGTCCGGCGGGGTCTCGGGCTGGTCGGGGACCGCTACTTCGGCCGTCCCGCGCATCGGGACGCCTCGGTGACGATCATGGCGGCGGAGCATCTGCCCGTGCGCCCCGACGGTGCCGTGGGGCTGCTGCAGACCCGGCGCAACATCCTGCTCCGGGGCGTCGACATCGACTCCTGCGTCGGCTCGACCGTCGCGCTGGACTGCGGGGCCGGTCCCGTGACGTTCGCCGTGAACCGGCCGGCCCGGCCGTGCGCCTGGATGGACGTCACGGTCGGGCCGGGGGCGTGGCGCGCCCTGCGCGACAAGGGCGGTGTGCGGTGCACGCCGTTGTCCGACGGCGTGCTGACCGTCGGGCGGGCCACGTTCGCCGTGGTCGACGCGCCGCCCGGGGCCGGGTAG
- a CDS encoding chitosanase, with amino-acid sequence MVPIPASRRTFLALTGALAGAAAATPLFAPSRAAAVTAAAGLDDPAKKEIAMKLVSSAENSSLDWKAQYKYIEDIGDGRGYTAGIIGFCSGTGDMLDLVELYTDRKPGNVLAKYLPALRSVDGSDSHAGLDPDYPKDWRKAAQDTAFQRAQNDERDRVYFNPAVKQGKADGLRALGQFAYYDALVMHGDGDDPTSFRNIRKRALRSAKPPAQGGNETTYLNAFLDARVWAMKQEEAHSDTSRVDTAQRVFLRKGNLDLNPPLDWKVYGDSYHLD; translated from the coding sequence GTGGTGCCCATACCCGCCTCCCGTCGTACCTTCCTCGCCCTCACCGGGGCCCTCGCCGGGGCCGCCGCGGCCACCCCGTTGTTCGCCCCGTCCCGGGCGGCGGCCGTCACCGCCGCGGCCGGTCTCGACGACCCGGCGAAGAAGGAGATCGCGATGAAGCTGGTGTCGAGCGCGGAGAACTCCTCGCTCGACTGGAAGGCCCAGTACAAGTACATCGAGGACATCGGCGACGGCCGCGGCTACACCGCCGGGATCATCGGTTTCTGCTCCGGCACCGGTGACATGCTCGACCTCGTCGAGCTCTACACCGACCGCAAGCCGGGCAATGTCCTCGCCAAGTACCTCCCGGCGCTCCGCTCGGTCGACGGCAGCGACTCGCACGCGGGGCTCGACCCCGATTACCCCAAGGACTGGCGCAAGGCGGCCCAGGACACGGCGTTCCAGCGGGCGCAGAACGACGAACGCGACCGCGTCTACTTCAACCCGGCGGTCAAGCAGGGCAAGGCGGACGGTCTGCGCGCCCTGGGCCAGTTCGCGTACTACGACGCCCTCGTGATGCACGGCGACGGCGACGATCCGACCAGCTTCCGCAACATCCGCAAGCGCGCCCTGCGCAGCGCCAAGCCGCCGGCCCAGGGCGGCAACGAGACGACGTACCTGAACGCCTTCCTCGACGCGCGCGTGTGGGCCATGAAGCAGGAGGAGGCGCACAGCGACACCAGCCGGGTCGACACCGCCCAACGGGTCTTCCTGCGCAAGGGCAACCTCGACCTGAACCCGCCGCTGGACTGGAAGGTCTACGGGGACAGCTACCACCTCGACTGA